One stretch of Roseibium sp. HPY-6 DNA includes these proteins:
- a CDS encoding haloalkane dehalogenase: protein MSGKLSFETTRRRLLTGAATGGAALALPLAGTAIAQEGAKPLGSDPSAPYGIQISAEFPFKKKEMSVLDSSLAYVDEGDGQPVVFLHGNPTSSYLWRNIIPHVSESHRAIAPDLIGMGDSGKPDGDYRFADHARYLDTFLDQLDLSDAILVVHDWGSALGMRYARQNPDRVSGLVFLEAIVPPVLPVASFDDMPGPLADFFRLMHSDKGADMVLNENFFVEFVLPQMGVVRAMSDAEMDHYRRPFPTPDSRKPVLAWPREVPIEGKPADVVEEVRLNGEWLLSSQVPKLMFYAEPGALMPKPVADYLTANVANIEARFVGAGSHFLQEDHPHVIGQGIADWLRRI, encoded by the coding sequence ATGAGTGGCAAGTTGAGCTTTGAAACAACCCGGCGAAGGCTGCTGACTGGGGCGGCCACAGGAGGTGCAGCGCTTGCTCTACCGCTAGCGGGCACTGCAATAGCACAGGAAGGGGCCAAACCGCTTGGTTCGGATCCGTCCGCTCCTTATGGGATCCAGATCAGCGCGGAGTTTCCCTTCAAGAAGAAGGAAATGTCCGTGCTGGATTCCTCCCTCGCCTATGTTGATGAGGGAGACGGGCAGCCCGTTGTGTTTTTGCATGGCAACCCGACTTCGTCCTATCTGTGGCGCAATATCATACCGCATGTGTCGGAGAGCCACCGCGCCATTGCGCCCGATCTGATCGGCATGGGCGATAGCGGCAAACCTGACGGTGACTACCGGTTTGCCGATCATGCGCGCTATCTGGACACTTTTCTCGACCAGCTTGACCTGAGCGATGCGATCCTGGTGGTCCACGACTGGGGCTCTGCGCTCGGCATGCGCTATGCGCGCCAGAACCCGGACCGCGTGTCAGGGCTGGTCTTCCTGGAAGCCATTGTCCCGCCTGTGCTCCCGGTCGCATCGTTTGACGACATGCCCGGTCCCCTTGCCGATTTCTTCCGTCTGATGCACAGCGACAAGGGCGCCGACATGGTGCTCAACGAGAATTTCTTCGTGGAATTCGTGCTGCCGCAAATGGGTGTCGTGCGCGCCATGTCCGATGCGGAGATGGATCACTACCGCAGACCATTTCCGACGCCCGACAGCCGCAAGCCGGTTCTCGCGTGGCCGCGCGAAGTGCCTATCGAGGGCAAGCCGGCCGACGTGGTCGAAGAGGTCAGGCTGAACGGTGAATGGCTGCTGTCGAGCCAGGTTCCCAAGCTGATGTTCTATGCGGAGCCGGGTGCGCTGATGCCCAAGCCCGTCGCGGACTACCTGACCGCGAACGTGGCCAATATCGAAGCGCGTTTCGTCGGGGCCGGATCGCATTTTCTCCAGGAGGATCATCCACACGTCATCGGCCAGGGGATC